The following proteins are encoded in a genomic region of Nicotiana sylvestris chromosome 4, ASM39365v2, whole genome shotgun sequence:
- the LOC104236798 gene encoding protein MRG1-like isoform X1: MGSSNAGVSDDSTTISDEVGGTTHDTDIDVVDSSRFQEGERVLAFHSQQLYEAKIQKAEFQMREWRYFVHYLGWNKNWDEWVGIDRLMKLTEENIQKQQELKKKQDTDKSSKGGRGSQMKTKGSTGGRGRKRKSDVPHKDKYAPPPEKLVNIQIPPQLKKQLIDDCEFVNHLGKLVKLPRSPNVDEILKKYHDYRLKKDGVISDSVGEILSGLQCYFDKALPAMLLYKNEREQYQESIRDDAAPSSIYGAEHLLRLFVKLPEILFYASIEDETLTELRQKLQDFLRFLQKNQSAFFLSMYHSAEGFDVADKKQDN; the protein is encoded by the exons ATGGGAAGCTCAAATGCTGGAGTATCGGACGATTCCACAACCATCTCTGATGAAGTTGGTGGCACCACTCATGATACTGACATTGACGTGGTTGACTCCAGTCGTTTTCAAGAAGGTGAAAGAGTACTCGCCTTTCATAGCCAACAACTTTATGAAGCTAAG ATTCAAAAAGCTGAGTTTCAAATGAGGGAGTGGAGATATTTTGTTCATTATCTT ggTTGGAACAAAAA CTGGGATGAATGGGTGGGCATAGATCGACTGATGAAACTCACTGAAGAGAATATTCAGAAGCAGCAGGAGCTTAAGAAAAAACAGGATACAGATAAGAGTTCAAAGGGTGGACGTGGATCACAAATGAAAACAAAAGGCTCCACAG GGGGAAGAGGCAGAAAGCGAAAGAGTGATGTTCCGCACAAG GACAAGTATGCTCCTCCTCCAGAAAAGCTTGTCAATATCCAAATACCACCACAATTAAAGAAACAGCTGATTGATGATTGTGAATTTGTCAACCACTTGGGCAAG CTCGTCAAACTTCCACGTTCTCCAAATGTAGATGAAATATTAAAGAAGTATCATGACTATCGGCTGAAAAAggatggagt GATATCTGATTCGGTTGGAGAGATTCTTAGTGGTTTGCAATGCTACTTCGACAAAGCACTGCCTGCTATGCTCCTTTACAAGAACGAGCGGGAACAATACCAAGAATCAATTAGAGATGATGCCGCTCCTTCCTCCATATATGGAGCCGAGCATTTATTACGGCTTTTTG TTAAGTTGCCAGAGATTCTGTTCTACGCAAGTATTGAAGATGAAACATTAACAGAGTTGAGGCAGAAGTTACAAGACTTTCTCAG ATTCCTGCAGAAGAATCAAAGTGCATTTTTCCTGTCCATGTACCATTCTGCGGAAGGTTTTGATGTGGCTGACAAGAAACAGGATAACTGA
- the LOC104236798 gene encoding protein MRG1-like isoform X2, which yields MGSSNAGVSDDSTTISDEVGGTTHDTDIDVVDSSRFQEGERVLAFHSQQLYEAKGWNKNWDEWVGIDRLMKLTEENIQKQQELKKKQDTDKSSKGGRGSQMKTKGSTGGRGRKRKSDVPHKDKYAPPPEKLVNIQIPPQLKKQLIDDCEFVNHLGKLVKLPRSPNVDEILKKYHDYRLKKDGVISDSVGEILSGLQCYFDKALPAMLLYKNEREQYQESIRDDAAPSSIYGAEHLLRLFVKLPEILFYASIEDETLTELRQKLQDFLRFLQKNQSAFFLSMYHSAEGFDVADKKQDN from the exons ATGGGAAGCTCAAATGCTGGAGTATCGGACGATTCCACAACCATCTCTGATGAAGTTGGTGGCACCACTCATGATACTGACATTGACGTGGTTGACTCCAGTCGTTTTCAAGAAGGTGAAAGAGTACTCGCCTTTCATAGCCAACAACTTTATGAAGCTAAG ggTTGGAACAAAAA CTGGGATGAATGGGTGGGCATAGATCGACTGATGAAACTCACTGAAGAGAATATTCAGAAGCAGCAGGAGCTTAAGAAAAAACAGGATACAGATAAGAGTTCAAAGGGTGGACGTGGATCACAAATGAAAACAAAAGGCTCCACAG GGGGAAGAGGCAGAAAGCGAAAGAGTGATGTTCCGCACAAG GACAAGTATGCTCCTCCTCCAGAAAAGCTTGTCAATATCCAAATACCACCACAATTAAAGAAACAGCTGATTGATGATTGTGAATTTGTCAACCACTTGGGCAAG CTCGTCAAACTTCCACGTTCTCCAAATGTAGATGAAATATTAAAGAAGTATCATGACTATCGGCTGAAAAAggatggagt GATATCTGATTCGGTTGGAGAGATTCTTAGTGGTTTGCAATGCTACTTCGACAAAGCACTGCCTGCTATGCTCCTTTACAAGAACGAGCGGGAACAATACCAAGAATCAATTAGAGATGATGCCGCTCCTTCCTCCATATATGGAGCCGAGCATTTATTACGGCTTTTTG TTAAGTTGCCAGAGATTCTGTTCTACGCAAGTATTGAAGATGAAACATTAACAGAGTTGAGGCAGAAGTTACAAGACTTTCTCAG ATTCCTGCAGAAGAATCAAAGTGCATTTTTCCTGTCCATGTACCATTCTGCGGAAGGTTTTGATGTGGCTGACAAGAAACAGGATAACTGA
- the LOC138889178 gene encoding uncharacterized protein: protein MAPSSNRAVESVDESQAQYNAMPHLQGGNEEHLSDLNHSRVSGNEMGSNPRAMNHNTPFMTPPFQQMAEFFRHLAGTMSEPSEMNFEKMRKMGGVEFEGTTDPTVAEQWLERMERVFEQLECTNAAKFKYVISLLQKDVYDWWVSVPNAKAKPPVLTWDDFVKSFRAKYVPLSIVMLKRKSF, encoded by the coding sequence ATGGCCCCTTCTTCGAATAGAGCTGTTGAATCCGTTGATGAAAGTCAGGCCCAGTATAATGCCATGCCTCACCTTCAAGGAGGAAATGAGGAACACTTGTCTGACCTAAATCATTCTCGTGTTAGTGGAAATGAAATGGGCAGTAATCCAAGAGCAATGAATCATAATACTCCATTTATGACTCCCCCATTCCAGCAGATGGCTGAATTCTTTCGTCACTTGGCTGGGACAATGTCAGAACCTAGTGAaatgaattttgagaaaatgagaaaaatggGCGGAGTTGAATTTGAAGGCACTACAGATCCCACGGTAGCTGAACAATGGCTCGAGCGCATGGAGAGGGTCTTTGAACAACTGGAGTGTACTAATGCTGCCAAATTTAAGTATGTTATCTCCCTTTTACAAAAAGATGTCTATGATTGGTGGGTAAGTGTGCCAAATGCAAAAGCAAAACCTCCGGTGCTGACTTGGGATGACTTTGTGAAATCATTTCGTGCAAAATATGTTCccctatctattgtgatgctaaaAAGAAAGAGTTTCTGA